One genomic segment of Nonomuraea coxensis DSM 45129 includes these proteins:
- a CDS encoding transporter substrate-binding domain-containing protein, whose amino-acid sequence MAVCSAACLVSCGSGGSYVTVVDKIRGGGRVAVGTKWDQPGLGLKFGTGEPQGFDVDVARYVVRALAPGRDVRITWREAPSSAREAMLQNGGVDLVFATYAIIPARRPRVTFGGPYVSVPQDTMVLATNTTIRTNQDLRDTRLCLAKGSNSYRRIVDPPPDGKLGLPARLVPAENYSDCVRKLDAGQLDAVSTENLVLAGYAAADPGRFRLLGDPVGVERWGVGIKKGDTATCEAVNAAIAAMWRDGTAERLLRKWFGDTGLTLPSALPAPEGCP is encoded by the coding sequence CTGGCCGTTTGTTCGGCTGCCTGCCTTGTCTCCTGCGGCTCCGGCGGCTCGTACGTCACCGTCGTCGACAAGATCAGGGGCGGCGGGCGGGTCGCGGTCGGCACCAAGTGGGACCAGCCCGGGCTGGGGCTGAAGTTCGGCACCGGCGAACCGCAGGGCTTCGACGTCGACGTGGCCAGATACGTCGTCCGGGCGCTGGCCCCCGGCCGGGACGTGCGGATCACCTGGCGGGAGGCGCCATCGTCCGCACGCGAGGCCATGCTCCAGAACGGCGGCGTGGACCTCGTCTTCGCCACCTATGCGATCATCCCGGCCCGCAGGCCCAGGGTGACGTTCGGCGGGCCGTACGTGTCGGTGCCCCAGGACACGATGGTCCTCGCCACGAACACCACGATCCGCACCAACCAGGACCTCCGGGATACGCGGCTCTGCCTGGCCAAGGGGTCGAACTCGTACCGGCGGATCGTCGACCCGCCGCCGGACGGCAAGCTGGGCCTGCCGGCGCGCCTGGTGCCCGCCGAGAACTACTCCGACTGCGTACGCAAGCTCGACGCCGGGCAACTCGACGCGGTGAGCACCGAGAACCTGGTGCTGGCCGGTTACGCCGCGGCCGACCCCGGACGGTTCCGGCTGCTCGGCGACCCCGTCGGCGTGGAGCGGTGGGGCGTCGGGATCAAGAAGGGGGACACCGCGACCTGCGAGGCGGTGAACGCGGCCATCGCCGCGATGTGGCGTGACGGGACGGCCGAGCGGCTGCTGCGCAAGTGGTTCGGCGACACCGGCCTGACCCTCCCCTCCGCCCTCCCCGCCCCCGAGGGCTGCCCCTGA
- a CDS encoding amino acid ABC transporter permease yields the protein MSTNVLFDAPGPRARLRNNALTLLSAAVLLFIAYLVISTLGEKGQLDADKWEPFLRGDTWTGFILPGLVGTLQAAVVAAVLAVVFGVLFGLGRLSDHRVIRVVCGGVVEFFRAIPLLILIFFVQAGPATLSGYTMSVPAFWAVVIGLTLYNGSVLAEIVRAGILAVPKGQSEAAYAIGLRKSQVMRLVLVPQATTAMMPAIVSQMVVLLKDTALGWIIAYEDLLNAGLKQFAVNYGNLIPSAIVLALIYVLINLALGALAHWLERRSRRSRTSAAGPVAAPPAVGAGGATATL from the coding sequence ATGAGCACGAACGTCCTCTTCGACGCGCCCGGCCCGCGCGCCCGGCTGCGCAACAACGCGCTCACGCTGCTGTCGGCCGCCGTGCTGCTGTTCATCGCCTACCTGGTCATCTCCACGCTGGGCGAGAAGGGCCAGCTCGACGCGGACAAGTGGGAGCCGTTCCTGCGGGGCGACACCTGGACCGGGTTCATCCTGCCCGGCCTGGTCGGCACGTTGCAGGCGGCGGTGGTCGCGGCGGTGCTCGCGGTGGTCTTCGGCGTGCTGTTCGGCCTCGGCCGGCTCTCCGACCACCGGGTGATCCGCGTGGTGTGCGGCGGGGTCGTGGAGTTCTTCCGCGCCATCCCGCTGCTGATCCTCATCTTCTTCGTGCAGGCCGGGCCGGCCACGCTGAGCGGCTACACGATGAGCGTGCCGGCGTTCTGGGCCGTGGTCATCGGCCTGACGCTGTACAACGGGTCGGTGCTGGCGGAGATCGTCCGGGCCGGCATCCTCGCCGTGCCGAAGGGCCAGTCGGAGGCCGCGTACGCCATCGGGCTGCGCAAGTCGCAGGTCATGCGGCTCGTGCTGGTGCCGCAGGCGACGACGGCCATGATGCCGGCCATCGTCAGCCAGATGGTCGTGCTGCTCAAGGACACCGCGCTCGGCTGGATCATCGCCTACGAGGACCTGCTGAACGCCGGGCTCAAGCAGTTCGCGGTCAACTACGGCAACCTCATCCCGAGCGCGATCGTGCTGGCGCTGATCTACGTGCTGATCAACCTGGCCCTCGGCGCTCTCGCGCACTGGCTGGAGCGGCGCAGCCGGCGCAGCCGTACGTCCGCGGCGGGCCCGGTCGCGGCTCCCCCGGCGGTCGGCGCGGGCGGGGCCACCGCCACGCTCTGA
- a CDS encoding amino acid ABC transporter permease has protein sequence MDTSALFDFSPLVQELDKILLGFWATIRLTLTSAVIALVLGTILVAMRVAPTPVLRWAGAAYVNVVRNTPLTLVLILCALGLSDTMQLTFSGDPTTNYFWWAVAGLAAYTATFVCEALRSGINTVSMGQAEAARAIGLTFTQTLRLVVLPQAFRTVISPLGSILIALAKNTTIVIVASYLDAAAQMKQMFDDYGGTIPIFLGFAFGYMVLTLPTGFLFGWLAKRMAVAR, from the coding sequence ATGGACACCTCCGCCCTTTTTGATTTCTCCCCCCTCGTCCAGGAACTCGACAAGATCCTCCTCGGGTTCTGGGCGACCATCAGGCTCACCCTCACCAGCGCCGTCATCGCGCTCGTCCTGGGCACGATCCTGGTGGCCATGCGGGTCGCGCCGACGCCCGTCCTGCGGTGGGCCGGCGCGGCGTACGTCAACGTGGTGCGCAACACCCCGCTCACCCTCGTGCTCATCCTGTGCGCGCTCGGGCTCAGCGACACGATGCAGCTCACCTTCTCCGGCGACCCCACCACCAACTACTTCTGGTGGGCCGTGGCTGGTCTGGCCGCCTACACCGCGACGTTCGTGTGCGAGGCGCTGCGCTCGGGCATCAACACCGTGTCCATGGGACAGGCGGAGGCGGCCCGCGCGATCGGACTGACGTTCACGCAGACGCTGCGGCTCGTGGTGCTGCCCCAGGCGTTCCGTACGGTCATCTCCCCGCTGGGCAGCATCCTGATCGCGCTCGCCAAGAACACCACGATCGTCATCGTCGCGAGCTACCTCGACGCGGCGGCGCAGATGAAGCAGATGTTCGACGACTACGGCGGCACCATCCCCATCTTCCTGGGCTTCGCCTTCGGTTACATGGTCCTGACCCTTCCCACCGGCTTCCTGTTCGGCTGGCTGGCCAAGCGCATGGCGGTGGCGCGATGA
- a CDS encoding glutamate ABC transporter substrate-binding protein has protein sequence MQIRRVGVALAAAGAMIAGLTACGGGEATTVLQKAKDEKKLVIGVKYDQPGLGLKKPDGTVEGFDVDVAKYIAGKMGVPESGIEFKEARSANRESFLKQGQVDMVIATYSITEARKPQVTFSGPYYLAHQDSLIRADDSSITSLETLKGKKVCQVSGSNSWKNITEGTNKQNLKVEATLVPAGGYDECIAKLKSGAVDVVTTDDTILAGFAKREGSSVKVAAAPFTDEKYGVGLKKGDLETCNEVNKIIGEMWSDGTAAKLLEKHFAGTGLKMETAAPPAEGCA, from the coding sequence ATGCAGATCCGACGGGTGGGTGTTGCCCTGGCCGCGGCCGGCGCCATGATCGCCGGGCTCACCGCCTGTGGCGGCGGCGAGGCCACCACCGTGTTGCAGAAGGCCAAGGACGAGAAGAAGCTCGTCATCGGCGTGAAGTACGACCAGCCCGGCCTGGGGCTGAAGAAGCCTGACGGCACGGTCGAGGGCTTCGACGTCGATGTGGCCAAGTACATCGCCGGCAAGATGGGCGTGCCGGAGAGCGGGATCGAGTTCAAGGAGGCCCGCTCCGCCAACCGTGAGAGCTTCCTGAAGCAGGGCCAGGTCGACATGGTCATCGCGACCTACTCGATCACCGAGGCCCGCAAGCCCCAGGTGACCTTCTCCGGCCCCTACTACCTGGCGCACCAGGACTCCCTGATCCGGGCCGACGACTCCTCGATCACCAGCCTGGAGACGCTGAAGGGCAAGAAGGTCTGCCAGGTCAGCGGCTCCAACTCGTGGAAGAACATCACCGAGGGCACCAACAAGCAGAACCTCAAGGTCGAGGCCACCCTGGTCCCCGCGGGCGGCTACGACGAGTGCATCGCCAAGCTCAAGAGCGGCGCGGTCGACGTGGTGACGACCGACGACACGATCCTCGCCGGGTTCGCCAAGCGCGAGGGCAGCAGCGTCAAGGTCGCGGCCGCCCCGTTCACGGACGAGAAGTACGGCGTCGGCCTGAAGAAGGGCGACCTCGAGACCTGCAACGAGGTCAACAAGATCATCGGTGAGATGTGGTCCGACGGCACGGCGGCCAAGCTCCTGGAGAAGCACTTCGCCGGCACCGGCCTGAAGATGGAGACCGCGGCGCCCCCCGCCGAGGGCTGCGCCTGA
- a CDS encoding amino acid ABC transporter ATP-binding protein: MTDNGDGAPLVRLENVNKHFGALHVLKDINLTVFRGEVLVVIGPSGGGKSTLCRTVNRLETIDGGRIVFDGQPLPEEGKGLARLRSEVGMVFQSFNLFAHKTILENVTLGPVKVRGQGRDAAERRAMELLERVGIAAQAQKHPAQLSGGQQQRVAIARALAMEPKMILFDEPTSALDPEMVQEVLDVMVSLARDGMTMMVVTHEMGFARRAANRVVFMADGQIVEENTPDAFFGSPQTDRAKDFLSKILTH; the protein is encoded by the coding sequence ATGACGGACAACGGTGACGGTGCTCCACTCGTACGGTTGGAGAACGTCAACAAGCACTTCGGGGCGCTGCACGTCCTGAAGGACATCAACTTGACCGTCTTCCGGGGCGAGGTCCTGGTCGTCATCGGCCCGTCGGGCGGCGGGAAGTCGACGCTCTGCCGGACCGTCAACCGTCTGGAGACGATCGACGGCGGTCGCATCGTCTTCGACGGACAGCCTCTTCCCGAGGAGGGCAAAGGGCTGGCCAGGCTGCGTTCGGAAGTCGGCATGGTCTTCCAGTCCTTCAACCTGTTCGCGCACAAGACGATCCTGGAGAACGTCACGCTCGGCCCCGTCAAGGTGCGCGGCCAGGGCCGCGACGCCGCCGAGAGGCGGGCCATGGAGCTGCTGGAGCGGGTCGGCATCGCCGCGCAGGCGCAGAAGCACCCCGCGCAGCTCTCCGGCGGCCAGCAGCAGCGGGTGGCGATCGCACGGGCGCTCGCCATGGAGCCGAAGATGATCCTCTTCGACGAGCCGACGTCCGCGCTCGACCCCGAGATGGTGCAGGAAGTCCTGGACGTCATGGTGAGCCTGGCCCGTGACGGGATGACGATGATGGTCGTCACCCACGAGATGGGCTTCGCCCGCCGGGCGGCGAACCGGGTGGTGTTCATGGCCGACGGCCAGATCGTCGAGGAGAACACCCCCGACGCCTTCTTCGGCTCACCGCAGACCGACCGGGCCAAGGATTTCCTTTCCAAGATTCTGACGCATTGA
- the miaB gene encoding tRNA (N6-isopentenyl adenosine(37)-C2)-methylthiotransferase MiaB: protein MTVTQEGARTYEVRTYGCQMNVHDSERLSGLLEEAGYVPASDGETADVVVFNTCAVRENADNRLYGNLGHLRPAKTRNPRMQIAVGGCLAQKDQGEIVRKAPWVDVVFGTHNIGSLPVLLERARVEGEAQVELKESLETFPSTLPTRRESAYAAWVAISVGCNNTCTFCIVPSLRGKEKDRRPGDVLAEVRTLVEQGVLEVTLLGQNVNTYGVEFGDRLAFGKLLRACGDVEGLERVRFTSPHPAAFTDDVIAAMAETPNVMHQLHMPLQSGSDRVLKAMRRSYRAERYLGIIERVRAAMPDAAISTDIIVGFPGETEEDFQGTLDVVRQSRFANAFTFQYSIRPGTPAATMPDQVPKEVVQERYERLVALQEEISWEENKKQVGRTLDVLVAEGEGRKDDATRRLSGRAPDNRLVHFAAGDETPRPGDMVTVEVTYAAPHHLVADGPVRALRRTRAGDAWAARQGGSGGGQGVLLGMPAIGRPAPAPAPATNGCSLT, encoded by the coding sequence ATGACTGTGACCCAGGAGGGCGCCCGCACCTACGAAGTGCGCACATACGGGTGCCAGATGAACGTCCACGACTCCGAGCGGCTGTCCGGCCTGCTGGAGGAGGCGGGCTACGTGCCCGCGTCCGACGGCGAGACCGCCGACGTCGTCGTGTTCAACACGTGTGCCGTGCGGGAGAACGCCGACAACCGCCTCTACGGCAACCTCGGCCACCTCCGCCCCGCCAAGACCCGCAACCCGCGCATGCAGATCGCGGTGGGCGGCTGCCTGGCGCAGAAGGACCAGGGCGAGATCGTCCGCAAGGCGCCCTGGGTCGACGTCGTGTTCGGCACCCACAACATCGGCTCGCTGCCGGTGCTGCTGGAGCGGGCCCGCGTCGAGGGCGAGGCGCAGGTCGAGCTGAAGGAGTCGCTGGAGACCTTCCCCTCCACGCTGCCCACCAGGCGCGAGTCCGCCTACGCCGCCTGGGTCGCGATCTCGGTCGGCTGCAACAACACCTGCACCTTCTGCATCGTGCCGTCGCTGCGTGGCAAGGAGAAGGACCGCCGGCCCGGCGACGTCCTGGCCGAGGTGCGCACGCTGGTCGAGCAGGGCGTCCTGGAGGTCACCCTGCTGGGCCAGAACGTCAACACCTACGGCGTCGAGTTCGGTGACCGGCTCGCCTTCGGCAAGCTGCTGCGCGCCTGCGGCGACGTCGAGGGCCTGGAGCGGGTGCGGTTCACCTCGCCGCACCCGGCCGCGTTCACCGACGACGTGATCGCCGCCATGGCCGAGACGCCCAACGTCATGCACCAGCTCCACATGCCGCTCCAGTCGGGCTCCGACCGGGTGCTGAAGGCCATGCGCCGCTCCTACCGGGCCGAGCGCTACCTCGGCATCATCGAGCGGGTGCGCGCCGCGATGCCCGACGCCGCGATCTCCACCGACATCATCGTGGGCTTCCCCGGCGAGACCGAGGAGGACTTCCAGGGCACGCTCGACGTGGTGCGGCAGAGCCGCTTCGCCAACGCCTTCACCTTCCAGTACTCCATCCGCCCCGGCACCCCGGCGGCCACCATGCCGGACCAGGTGCCGAAGGAGGTCGTCCAGGAGCGCTACGAGCGGCTGGTCGCGCTGCAGGAGGAGATCTCCTGGGAGGAGAACAAGAAGCAGGTCGGCCGCACGCTCGACGTGCTGGTCGCCGAGGGCGAGGGCCGCAAGGACGACGCCACGCGCCGCCTGTCCGGCCGTGCCCCCGACAACCGCCTGGTCCACTTCGCCGCCGGTGACGAGACGCCGCGGCCGGGCGACATGGTGACGGTGGAGGTGACGTACGCCGCGCCGCACCACCTGGTGGCCGACGGCCCGGTGCGCGCGCTGCGCCGCACCCGCGCGGGCGACGCCTGGGCGGCCCGGCAGGGCGGCTCCGGCGGCGGCCAGGGCGTGCTCCTCGGCATGCCGGCCATCGGCCGCCCGGCCCCCGCTCCCGCCCCGGCGACGAACGGCTGCTCCCTCACCTGA
- a CDS encoding HNH endonuclease family protein codes for MRVRALVAGLSTVAVLVTGCGELEAQLSTGNSDKASKPDSASVSDARKKLAKLQVKGRAPRTGFDRDEFGPSWADVDRNGCDTRNDILKRDLEDETFKSGTHDCIVLTGTLKDPYSGKTIKFKRGQDTSTAVQIDHLIPLSDAWQKGAQQWSATKRKEFANDPLNLQATDGPLNGQKSDSDAATWLPPLKSYRCTYIARQIDVKAKYDVWVTAAEKSAMETILDDC; via the coding sequence GTGCGCGTACGGGCGTTGGTAGCGGGTCTGTCCACGGTGGCCGTGCTGGTGACAGGCTGCGGCGAGCTGGAGGCCCAGCTCTCCACCGGCAACTCCGACAAAGCCTCCAAACCCGACTCGGCGTCGGTGTCCGACGCCCGCAAGAAGCTCGCCAAGCTCCAGGTCAAGGGCCGCGCCCCGCGCACCGGCTTCGACCGCGACGAGTTCGGCCCCTCCTGGGCCGACGTCGACCGCAACGGCTGCGACACCCGCAACGACATTCTCAAGCGCGACCTGGAGGACGAGACCTTCAAGTCCGGCACGCACGACTGCATCGTGCTGACCGGCACGCTCAAGGACCCCTACAGCGGCAAGACGATCAAGTTCAAGCGCGGCCAGGACACCAGCACGGCCGTCCAGATCGACCACCTCATCCCGCTCTCGGACGCCTGGCAGAAGGGCGCCCAGCAGTGGTCGGCCACCAAGCGCAAGGAGTTCGCCAACGACCCGCTGAACCTCCAGGCCACGGACGGCCCGCTGAACGGCCAGAAGAGCGACTCCGACGCCGCCACCTGGCTGCCGCCGCTCAAGTCCTACCGCTGCACGTACATCGCCCGCCAGATCGACGTCAAGGCGAAGTACGACGTCTGGGTCACCGCCGCCGAGAAGTCGGCCATGGAGACCATCCTCGACGACTGCTGA